ATTCGGCGGTTCGACCGGTACATGCAACTAGCTAGGCTCGGAGAAAACTGTCCGTCCACGTCGAGATCAAGCGTCTTAGAGATTGAACACCAACCACAAGGATTGAATGCAATGATGAACATCGAAGTAACACAACTAGGAAATGCGACCGATGCCCGGGTGGCACTGGTCGGCGATCTGGACGACGCGGGCGGCAAGTACGCGCGTCGCCGGCTCGCGCGCGAAGTCGAGTCGGGCAACATAAACCTGATGATCGACCTCGATCGCGTCGGCGCCCTCGACTCGAGCGGTTTGGCGGCGCTTATC
This DNA window, taken from Candidatus Eremiobacteraceae bacterium, encodes the following:
- a CDS encoding STAS domain-containing protein is translated as MMNIEVTQLGNATDARVALVGDLDDAGGKYARRRLAREVESGNINLMIDLDRVGALDSSGLAALIATLRRARDHGGNVRVQATQPHIRRVMELTGLSRVFRLTTGELTASAPAA